A stretch of the Thalassotalea euphylliae genome encodes the following:
- the purU gene encoding formyltetrahydrofolate deformylase, with amino-acid sequence MQSHHHYVLTWQCPDTSGVLAKITQNLYEHGAFITETAQYSDPYSDTFFSRIAFDDRSLTVPIEEFIAGIETLAKPLNMQYQLRSRDLLPKVVIAVSKDDHCLVSLLTKWKAGVLPIDIVAVVSNHTDCQALTQWHGIPFHHLPITADTKAEQEAQMLKLFNDYEAELLVLARYMQILSDDLCEKLRGKAINIHHSFLPSFKGARPYHQAHARGVKVIGATAHYVTADLDEGPIIVQEVKPINHTFTIEQMVHMGHDLEATALSHAVKMHAEQRICLNGDKTVILA; translated from the coding sequence ATGCAGTCTCATCATCATTATGTTCTTACTTGGCAGTGCCCTGATACCTCTGGGGTATTGGCAAAAATCACCCAAAACTTGTATGAACACGGCGCATTTATTACTGAAACTGCACAGTATAGTGATCCCTATAGCGACACCTTTTTCTCACGCATTGCCTTTGATGACAGATCGCTAACGGTTCCGATTGAAGAATTTATCGCTGGTATCGAAACACTGGCTAAGCCACTGAATATGCAGTATCAACTACGCAGCAGAGATTTGTTGCCGAAAGTGGTGATTGCGGTATCAAAAGACGATCATTGTTTAGTGTCATTACTAACCAAGTGGAAAGCCGGTGTGCTACCAATCGATATCGTAGCGGTGGTATCTAACCATACCGACTGCCAGGCGTTAACCCAGTGGCACGGTATTCCATTTCATCACCTACCGATTACCGCTGACACCAAGGCCGAACAGGAAGCGCAAATGCTGAAACTGTTCAATGATTATGAAGCGGAATTACTGGTACTCGCTCGATATATGCAGATTTTGTCTGACGATTTATGTGAGAAGTTACGAGGCAAGGCGATAAATATTCATCACTCTTTCTTGCCAAGCTTTAAGGGCGCAAGACCTTACCATCAAGCCCATGCTCGCGGCGTTAAAGTCATTGGCGCAACCGCGCACTATGTCACCGCTGATCTTGATGAAGGGCCGATTATTGTGCAAGAAGTAAAACCCATCAACCATACCTTTACCATCGAACAAATGGTGCATATGGGCCACGACCTTGAAGCCACTGCACTATCGCACGCGGTAAAAATGCACGCCGAACAGCGCATTTGTTTAAATGGTGATAAAACGGTTATTTTAGCCTAG
- the yihI gene encoding Der GTPase-activating protein YihI translates to MTRKKKSRKPGVGSSGIRKTDTTNSSVVVSDKKPKKKTGKAAGSRQIEGTKSKKAGNTNKPAKDPRIGSKKPIELGTLASTKTATPAVKHKPNKPRIANVRVIDAAPSLAQQLAAIENDERLQLILAKQEQEEALSSEEVDLYNELMDEYERLSAQLAEQEDTTSAPSNTPDGALDDDDLWDKLDTSDFSDYSDES, encoded by the coding sequence ATGACACGTAAAAAGAAATCAAGAAAGCCTGGCGTAGGCTCTAGTGGCATTCGCAAAACTGACACAACAAACAGTTCAGTCGTTGTTTCTGATAAAAAGCCAAAGAAAAAAACAGGTAAAGCAGCCGGCAGTCGCCAAATCGAAGGGACAAAATCCAAAAAAGCTGGCAACACAAACAAGCCGGCTAAAGATCCACGTATTGGCAGTAAAAAACCTATTGAGTTGGGCACCTTAGCCTCAACCAAAACGGCGACACCAGCAGTAAAACACAAGCCAAATAAACCTCGTATCGCAAACGTTCGTGTTATTGATGCAGCGCCAAGCCTAGCTCAGCAACTTGCAGCGATTGAAAACGACGAGCGGCTCCAGCTTATTCTTGCCAAGCAAGAACAAGAAGAGGCGTTGAGCAGTGAAGAAGTCGATCTTTACAATGAACTAATGGACGAATACGAACGTTTATCTGCACAGTTAGCTGAGCAAGAAGATACGACATCGGCACCTTCGAATACGCCGGATGGCGCGTTAGATGACGATGACTTATGGGATAAGCTCGATACCTCAGATTTCTCAGACTATTCCGACGAAAGCTAA
- a CDS encoding DUF2489 domain-containing protein: MTENIWLVLAVVGALIIFALAIYAGKLLMQLKQQNVAQAKAEQERQAQLQKHDRKVLDSLLIIVKAMQEQQCEYSEGAWRLTVLMDSLKLTPTMSAEFPAIVELYESIKHHSILAERKKLPKQQRMKQDVERMQAEAKLTEQISLELDTLYETATAQRASISESS; encoded by the coding sequence ATGACCGAAAACATATGGCTTGTGTTAGCCGTTGTTGGCGCACTGATCATTTTTGCCCTAGCAATTTACGCAGGTAAATTGTTAATGCAACTAAAGCAGCAAAATGTCGCCCAAGCTAAGGCCGAGCAAGAGCGCCAAGCGCAACTGCAAAAGCATGATCGCAAAGTGCTCGACAGTTTATTGATCATCGTCAAAGCGATGCAAGAGCAGCAATGTGAATATAGTGAAGGCGCATGGCGATTAACTGTGCTGATGGACTCATTGAAATTAACACCCACTATGTCGGCAGAATTTCCTGCTATAGTTGAGTTATACGAGAGTATTAAACATCACTCAATACTCGCCGAGCGCAAAAAATTGCCCAAACAGCAACGCATGAAACAAGATGTCGAGCGCATGCAAGCCGAGGCAAAGCTAACGGAGCAAATTTCATTGGAACTCGACACCCTATATGAAACGGCAACCGCACAACGAGCCAGTATAAGCGAATCTTCATAA
- a CDS encoding TraR/DksA family transcriptional regulator: MSEQLKQQFTERIVELQQRIDSIHQDFADGRHADWSEQAGERENDEVLNALESEAKVEIQQLSNAITLIDNGNYGYCQKCGEQINPKRLAVQPAAIKCINCAD; encoded by the coding sequence ATGTCAGAGCAGTTAAAACAACAATTTACCGAGCGTATCGTTGAGCTACAACAACGCATTGACTCTATCCACCAAGACTTTGCCGACGGGCGCCATGCCGATTGGTCTGAGCAAGCGGGTGAACGAGAAAACGACGAAGTGCTTAACGCGTTAGAGTCAGAAGCAAAAGTTGAGATACAACAACTTTCTAACGCCATTACCCTTATCGACAACGGCAACTATGGCTATTGCCAAAAGTGCGGCGAACAAATAAATCCTAAGCGTTTAGCCGTCCAGCCCGCAGCTATCAAGTGCATCAACTGCGCTGACTAA
- the hemN gene encoding oxygen-independent coproporphyrinogen III oxidase produces the protein MQIAQLFDKKLLAKYNTSGPRYTSYPTALEFHDEFNDQAFIDAVAGSDTRDLSIYVHIPFCHSLCYYCGCNKIVTRHRDKADIYLDYLAKEIIQRAPLFNEYQVKQIHWGGGTPSFLTKTQITHLVNLLKQHFKFAEQLEMSIEVDPREIELDLADHLYELGFNRMSIGVQDIDEQVQKAINREQSTEFITDFTHHAKAVGFQSINIDLIYGLPHQTLDTFGRTLASVEEMAVDRISLFSYAHLPSRFAAQRKLKDEWLPNANEKLALMQLAIETLCQQGFDFIGMDHFAKPDDELAIAQRTGNLHRNFQGYTTQGDCDLLGLGVSSISAVGRCYSQNNKELKQYYQMIDEHSHAVEKGVTLNTDDVLRGKVIRSLMCNMSLDKRAIEQEFNIVFDDYFADELVSLETFIEDNLVTNREHEIVVHAKARLLIRNICMSFDAYMKQHINQQRFSRVI, from the coding sequence ATGCAAATTGCACAGTTATTCGATAAAAAACTCTTAGCTAAATACAATACCAGTGGCCCAAGGTATACCTCTTACCCGACGGCATTAGAGTTTCACGACGAATTTAACGATCAAGCCTTTATTGACGCCGTTGCTGGCTCAGACACCCGTGATTTGTCTATTTATGTGCACATTCCATTTTGCCACAGTCTTTGTTACTACTGCGGCTGTAATAAAATTGTCACTCGTCATCGCGATAAAGCCGATATCTACCTAGACTACCTTGCCAAAGAAATCATCCAACGCGCGCCGTTGTTTAACGAGTATCAAGTTAAACAAATTCACTGGGGGGGCGGTACACCAAGCTTTTTAACCAAAACGCAAATTACCCATTTGGTTAACTTACTCAAGCAACACTTCAAATTTGCTGAGCAATTGGAGATGAGCATTGAAGTTGACCCACGTGAAATCGAGCTAGATTTAGCAGATCATCTATACGAGCTAGGCTTTAATCGCATGAGCATCGGTGTACAAGACATTGATGAACAAGTGCAAAAAGCGATCAACCGTGAGCAATCTACCGAGTTTATTACCGACTTCACGCACCATGCAAAAGCCGTCGGCTTCCAGTCCATTAATATCGATTTAATTTACGGGCTACCGCACCAAACGCTTGATACCTTTGGTCGCACACTCGCTAGTGTTGAAGAAATGGCCGTTGATCGCATTTCGCTGTTCAGCTATGCCCACTTGCCATCGCGTTTTGCCGCGCAGCGCAAACTCAAAGACGAATGGCTACCGAATGCCAATGAAAAGTTAGCACTCATGCAGTTAGCGATAGAAACCCTATGTCAGCAAGGTTTTGACTTTATCGGCATGGATCATTTTGCCAAACCCGATGACGAATTAGCGATAGCGCAGCGCACAGGTAATTTGCACCGCAACTTCCAAGGTTACACCACGCAAGGTGACTGTGATTTGCTTGGCTTAGGGGTTTCTTCAATCAGCGCTGTTGGCCGCTGTTACAGCCAAAACAACAAAGAGCTGAAACAGTATTACCAAATGATTGACGAGCATAGCCATGCCGTTGAGAAAGGTGTAACGCTGAACACCGACGATGTATTGCGCGGCAAAGTTATCCGCTCACTAATGTGTAATATGTCGCTCGACAAACGCGCAATTGAACAAGAGTTTAATATTGTATTTGACGACTACTTCGCTGATGAATTGGTCTCGCTAGAAACCTTTATTGAAGACAACTTAGTGACTAATCGAGAGCATGAAATTGTCGTTCATGCCAAAGCTCGCCTACTCATTCGTAACATTTGTATGAGCTTTGATGCTTATATGAAGCAACACATTAACCAACAACGTTTCTCACGCGTTATCTAA
- a CDS encoding DUF1285 domain-containing protein — MSLDNLFAQLDGHICGEEKKGPPVDLWNPAYCGEIDLQIRQNGDWFYMGTPFKRLSLVKLFASVLKKEDGEYFLVTPVEKVKIQVEDSPFLITRWEWKDEQPHSELLLATNLGDEFVLNEQHPLRLDSEGNIYITVRRNLEAKVHRNVYYQWVEAAKEVASDSSTSLFMHSQGRGYEIGRY, encoded by the coding sequence ATGTCGTTAGATAATTTGTTTGCGCAGCTCGATGGGCATATTTGTGGCGAAGAGAAAAAAGGGCCACCGGTTGATTTGTGGAACCCAGCGTATTGTGGCGAAATTGATTTACAGATTAGGCAAAACGGTGATTGGTTTTATATGGGCACGCCATTTAAACGTTTGTCTTTGGTTAAATTGTTCGCATCGGTGCTGAAAAAAGAAGATGGCGAGTACTTTTTAGTCACTCCTGTAGAGAAAGTAAAAATTCAGGTGGAAGACAGCCCGTTTTTAATTACGCGCTGGGAATGGAAAGATGAGCAGCCTCATTCTGAGCTGTTACTCGCGACCAATTTAGGTGACGAGTTTGTGTTAAACGAGCAGCACCCCCTTCGATTAGATAGCGAGGGCAATATTTACATTACGGTGCGCCGCAATTTAGAGGCGAAAGTACATCGCAATGTTTATTATCAATGGGTTGAGGCGGCGAAAGAGGTTGCAAGTGATAGTAGCACTAGCCTATTTATGCACAGCCAAGGGCGAGGGTATGAAATAGGGCGTTATTAA
- a CDS encoding GAF domain-containing protein, with amino-acid sequence MNKLQFGFTGESEVLNQFSNKIGQWWYIFFAAAGSALISICASFAAGFDFSTKLEATIGFWPCLWLFIWNPWLGILLGVLAILYGGKGTFNDLENLNDINAKLKKENTNIPELKNQINSISEDSESLQNQLSDLQVKLVETWLKGSSRQWKLSTQERVSIYYYVDNHFYLLARHSQNPIYAEQHRQKFSRNQGVISKAWQHKICVDIENCPLYKDDPEGYKAYMQEHYQYDSEKIDNLAMKSSRFVAISIIDADKHIGVIVIESVRADFFKSQKVSQIKRYCTEYQSYMVDFVKGAIQYDKSAKVGQNHNLHVDQDFMESLTKGGKHE; translated from the coding sequence GTGAATAAGCTGCAATTCGGTTTTACTGGTGAGTCTGAAGTACTCAATCAGTTTTCTAATAAAATTGGACAGTGGTGGTATATATTCTTTGCTGCAGCCGGTTCTGCGCTGATAAGTATCTGTGCTTCTTTCGCTGCTGGCTTTGATTTTTCTACTAAATTGGAAGCTACTATCGGTTTTTGGCCATGCCTATGGTTATTTATTTGGAACCCATGGCTAGGAATATTGTTAGGTGTATTAGCAATTCTATATGGTGGTAAAGGCACATTTAACGACCTAGAAAACCTTAACGATATAAATGCAAAACTCAAAAAAGAAAATACAAATATTCCCGAATTAAAAAATCAAATAAATAGCATTTCTGAAGACTCTGAATCATTACAAAATCAGCTTTCAGACTTGCAAGTAAAGCTTGTTGAAACATGGCTAAAAGGTAGCTCAAGGCAATGGAAGTTGAGCACTCAAGAGAGGGTTTCGATCTATTACTATGTTGACAATCATTTTTATTTACTTGCTAGACATTCTCAAAACCCGATTTACGCCGAGCAACACAGACAAAAGTTTTCTCGAAATCAGGGTGTAATAAGCAAGGCATGGCAACATAAAATTTGTGTCGATATTGAGAACTGTCCATTATACAAAGATGATCCTGAAGGATACAAAGCCTACATGCAGGAGCATTATCAATACGACTCCGAGAAAATTGATAATTTAGCAATGAAAAGTAGTCGATTTGTAGCAATATCAATTATTGACGCTGATAAGCATATAGGTGTTATAGTAATAGAGTCCGTACGAGCAGATTTTTTTAAATCTCAAAAGGTGTCGCAGATTAAACGTTATTGCACTGAGTATCAAAGTTATATGGTTGACTTTGTTAAGGGCGCAATTCAATACGATAAATCTGCTAAGGTAGGACAAAATCATAATCTGCACGTTGATCAGGACTTTATGGAGTCATTAACTAAAGGGGGGAAACATGAATAA
- a CDS encoding Panacea domain-containing protein has protein sequence MNKLRAIMAYFCANYPHKSELSKARLTKLVYLADWYSALMRNHRMTDIDWVFNHYGPYVDNITDLASLDGDFSITPQRTTYGGNKFVISYNGDNVEGLFNESELDILNAIISKTKAMYFNEFIDFVYSTYPVSSNERYSKLNLELLAEQYRATHVNQTLRN, from the coding sequence ATGAATAAATTGCGAGCAATAATGGCATATTTTTGTGCGAACTACCCACATAAAAGCGAACTTTCCAAAGCTCGATTAACGAAGTTAGTTTATTTAGCTGATTGGTATTCTGCCCTTATGCGGAACCATAGGATGACAGATATTGATTGGGTTTTTAACCATTATGGGCCTTATGTAGACAACATTACAGATCTAGCCAGTCTTGATGGTGACTTTTCAATTACTCCACAGAGGACCACTTATGGTGGAAATAAATTCGTTATTTCGTATAACGGAGATAATGTTGAAGGTCTATTTAATGAGAGTGAATTAGATATTCTCAACGCAATAATAAGCAAAACAAAAGCTATGTATTTTAATGAGTTTATAGACTTTGTTTATTCTACATATCCAGTCTCATCAAACGAACGTTATAGTAAACTTAATCTGGAATTATTAGCTGAGCAATACAGGGCAACTCATGTAAATCAAACTCTACGGAACTAG
- a CDS encoding CBU_0592 family membrane protein: MSLSLFADIIGMSGTFLVVLAFFLIQLEKLSPKGMAYNLLNLTGAILLLISLCINFNLASFVIEIFWIAASLVGIYRYYQREPVQAS, from the coding sequence ATGTCTCTTAGTTTATTTGCCGATATCATCGGTATGTCAGGCACGTTTTTAGTGGTGCTTGCTTTCTTTTTAATTCAGTTAGAAAAGCTTAGCCCAAAAGGCATGGCGTACAACTTATTAAACTTAACCGGTGCTATTTTACTACTGATCAGCCTGTGTATTAACTTCAACTTGGCGAGCTTTGTGATTGAAATCTTCTGGATTGCGGCATCACTGGTTGGTATTTACCGCTATTATCAGCGAGAACCAGTACAAGCCAGCTAA
- a CDS encoding SOS response-associated peptidase, protein MCGRLNIIDDPIAQFINDVLGIEFNTQTNPDLRPSQDIAAIIRPSGQFQQLNATWGIQPEWSNRLLINAQAETVNTKPTFKAAFGHSRCLLPCSGWYEWKTEHNQKTKYAFTHANEQPFLMAGILYDLAAPKLVTLTTSPNEKCGEIHKRMPVLIQPEHIDYWFNAQPHELEPLMNAISGDSILIQRA, encoded by the coding sequence ATGTGTGGCCGATTAAACATTATTGACGATCCCATCGCACAGTTTATTAACGACGTGTTAGGAATCGAATTTAACACGCAAACCAACCCTGATTTGCGCCCTTCGCAGGATATTGCTGCCATTATTCGCCCTAGTGGGCAATTTCAACAGCTTAATGCCACATGGGGCATTCAACCTGAGTGGTCAAATCGGTTATTAATTAATGCACAAGCGGAAACGGTGAACACCAAACCCACATTCAAAGCAGCATTTGGTCATAGCCGCTGCTTACTGCCTTGCTCTGGTTGGTACGAATGGAAAACAGAGCATAATCAAAAAACTAAGTATGCCTTTACACACGCCAATGAACAGCCTTTTTTAATGGCGGGCATACTCTATGATCTTGCTGCCCCTAAACTTGTCACACTCACCACCAGTCCGAACGAGAAATGTGGCGAGATTCACAAACGCATGCCTGTGCTAATTCAGCCAGAACATATCGACTACTGGTTTAATGCTCAGCCACATGAACTAGAGCCTTTGATGAACGCAATTAGCGGTGACAGTATTCTCATACAGAGGGCTTAA
- a CDS encoding insulinase family protein, translated as MKTFTQQLTKLSTALVLSGAALGTYAGTVNKSPNDPREYHTFTLGNQLEVITVSDPNLKQSAATLSVGVGQYQDPTQFQGLAHFLEHMIFMGSEKYPTPDEFMAFVSENGGRTNAYTAQQQTTYLFTIDSKQFAPALDRLSSAIKQPLFDASMVQKEINAVNSEWLTHRQSDQFVQQRAAARTGNLAHPRVQLGVGNLETLNKDKAALLAELGNFHQDFYSANIMKLVLVGNQTPKQLKKLAKKYFSNIKNKKVERPVTLLPAYQTEHLGQHIYVQSKVKVPLLAVEFAIPNNMSQWQSQANAYVQKLIASQEEGSLLATLTEQGLIQFGNVMFMPNAWGNNGSAFIQFVLTEKGQAQQDTILASTFSYLEQIKSQGISQAHFDELKGLLNLQYEDYRAPAALPLAMQLAQPIFDVPSEHLIDHNFVAKRFNAKQIGDLVDHLTPERARIYHINPEEKVDTELTYAEGGYRVAAITEQELVKWQSSPLAVKLPAAQIIEQEEAVEVVLDGDYSSPKKIFSEAGTQVFYSQSTHHKGKEGVLNLALTSTAPSENIDNAVSASLLNVIFIKENQRLLQRAQQRNGVMISPAPNNANNTVFRLFGRSSKQFKLATQLVEEFKELEITERDFKSALKLVNDSLESMQELKISDQLSFHAMNLTRRSPYQYSVKATRKALANASLEKVQAMHQQILNNNFVDIYAHGNFAPNKLIEFAKQTRELLGKSEMQPWYIASEFSVKQGSAVVKKVSVKQDGVGLVDTYIYPEQSAKVLAQLHLLNRLSSTPLFKELRTNQQVGYVVRSYEENIHDYPALSVMIVSDNTNLQQLKERIESFQIGFYNALEQVDEKAITQLANSVADELSKKPENIFVEVGHFIQDWEQNKHSFSTKAQQIRDIKATTKADLLALYKDMFIQGKFMNALTQLKGEDFKDTGYYSWSSTGQ; from the coding sequence ATGAAAACCTTTACCCAACAACTGACTAAGCTCAGTACCGCACTTGTGCTATCTGGCGCTGCACTTGGTACTTATGCAGGCACAGTCAACAAAAGCCCAAATGACCCGCGTGAATACCACACCTTCACCTTAGGTAATCAACTGGAAGTTATCACGGTATCTGACCCCAACTTGAAACAGTCGGCTGCCACTTTATCTGTCGGAGTCGGCCAATATCAAGATCCAACGCAATTTCAAGGTTTAGCGCATTTTCTTGAGCACATGATTTTTATGGGCTCAGAAAAATACCCTACCCCTGATGAGTTTATGGCATTCGTTAGTGAAAACGGCGGTCGCACCAATGCTTATACAGCACAGCAGCAAACTACCTACTTATTTACAATCGACAGCAAGCAGTTTGCACCTGCACTCGATCGATTAAGTAGCGCCATCAAGCAGCCATTGTTTGACGCAAGCATGGTGCAAAAGGAAATCAACGCGGTAAATTCCGAATGGCTAACTCATCGCCAATCAGATCAGTTTGTACAGCAACGCGCTGCAGCTCGCACAGGTAACTTAGCGCACCCAAGAGTGCAACTAGGTGTTGGTAATCTAGAAACGCTTAACAAAGACAAAGCGGCACTATTAGCTGAGCTAGGTAACTTCCACCAAGATTTTTACTCTGCCAATATCATGAAGTTGGTACTGGTTGGTAACCAAACACCTAAGCAGCTAAAGAAGTTAGCGAAAAAATACTTTTCGAATATTAAAAACAAGAAAGTCGAGCGCCCAGTCACACTACTACCGGCCTACCAGACAGAGCATTTAGGCCAACACATTTATGTGCAAAGTAAGGTTAAAGTGCCGCTACTGGCAGTAGAGTTTGCGATCCCCAACAATATGTCGCAATGGCAAAGCCAAGCTAACGCTTATGTGCAAAAACTTATTGCTTCACAAGAAGAAGGCTCGCTGCTTGCCACGTTAACCGAGCAAGGGCTAATTCAATTTGGCAATGTAATGTTTATGCCAAATGCATGGGGTAACAATGGCAGCGCCTTTATTCAATTTGTTTTAACCGAAAAAGGACAGGCCCAGCAAGATACAATTCTGGCGAGTACCTTTAGCTACCTAGAGCAAATTAAAAGCCAAGGTATTAGCCAAGCACACTTTGACGAGCTAAAAGGCTTGCTCAACCTTCAATACGAAGATTACCGAGCGCCTGCAGCACTGCCACTTGCTATGCAACTAGCGCAACCTATTTTTGATGTACCAAGTGAGCATTTAATTGATCACAACTTTGTCGCTAAGCGGTTTAATGCTAAACAGATTGGCGATCTTGTCGATCATTTAACGCCAGAACGCGCACGTATTTACCACATTAATCCTGAAGAAAAAGTCGATACTGAATTAACTTACGCTGAGGGTGGCTACCGCGTTGCAGCAATAACCGAGCAAGAGTTGGTAAAATGGCAAAGCTCGCCACTAGCGGTGAAATTGCCAGCGGCGCAAATTATTGAGCAAGAAGAAGCTGTAGAAGTTGTGCTAGACGGCGATTACTCTTCACCGAAGAAAATTTTTAGTGAAGCGGGCACTCAAGTGTTTTACTCACAAAGTACTCACCATAAGGGTAAAGAGGGAGTGCTAAACCTTGCACTAACCTCAACTGCCCCATCTGAGAATATCGACAATGCAGTCAGCGCATCACTACTTAACGTCATTTTTATTAAAGAAAATCAACGTTTGTTACAACGCGCTCAGCAGCGTAATGGTGTAATGATTAGCCCTGCGCCAAACAATGCCAATAACACGGTATTTCGTTTGTTTGGTCGTAGCAGTAAGCAATTTAAGTTAGCCACTCAGCTTGTAGAAGAGTTCAAAGAATTAGAAATTACTGAACGTGACTTTAAATCAGCCTTGAAACTTGTGAATGACTCACTCGAAAGTATGCAAGAGTTGAAAATTTCCGATCAGTTGTCATTCCATGCAATGAACTTAACTCGCCGTAGCCCTTATCAATATTCGGTCAAGGCAACGCGCAAAGCCCTTGCCAATGCTTCTTTAGAAAAAGTACAGGCAATGCATCAGCAAATCCTCAACAACAACTTTGTTGATATTTATGCCCATGGTAATTTTGCACCAAACAAGCTGATTGAATTTGCGAAACAAACACGTGAATTATTGGGTAAAAGTGAAATGCAGCCTTGGTATATAGCTTCAGAATTTTCTGTTAAACAAGGTAGCGCAGTCGTAAAAAAAGTGTCGGTAAAACAAGACGGCGTTGGTCTAGTCGATACTTACATTTACCCAGAGCAATCAGCAAAAGTGCTAGCTCAGCTACATTTGCTTAATCGCTTGTCATCAACACCATTATTTAAGGAGTTGAGAACCAATCAACAAGTTGGCTATGTGGTCAGAAGTTACGAAGAGAATATTCACGACTATCCGGCATTGTCAGTGATGATTGTTAGTGACAATACAAACTTGCAACAGCTAAAAGAAAGAATCGAATCTTTCCAAATTGGCTTTTACAACGCACTGGAGCAAGTAGATGAAAAAGCGATTACTCAACTGGCTAACTCAGTCGCTGATGAACTCAGTAAAAAGCCTGAAAATATCTTTGTTGAAGTCGGCCATTTTATTCAAGATTGGGAGCAAAATAAGCACTCTTTTAGCACCAAAGCACAGCAAATTCGCGATATTAAAGCGACCACAAAAGCTGACTTACTTGCGCTTTATAAAGATATGTTTATTCAAGGTAAATTTATGAATGCCTTAACCCAATTAAAAGGCGAAGACTTTAAAGATACGGGTTATTACAGCTGGTCTTCAACGGGTCAATAA
- a CDS encoding glutamate-5-semialdehyde dehydrogenase, whose protein sequence is MNSKNFDMQYMAQQAKAASREVAQLTTTQKNQLLTDMAQAIRAASAAIIVENEKDLVAGRDKGLSSAMLDRLTLTPERIDDIAAAIIDIVNLSDPVGNIANMQLRPNGMQVGKMRIPLGVVSMIYESRPNVTAESAALCIKAGNAVVLRGGSEAIHSNLALANCLHQVLATHQLNPYMVSVIPDTSREVIEQLLKQRDSIDLVIPRGGEGLIRYVTENSQIPVIQHFKGVCHQYVDEFADLNKAIDLLVNGKTQRPSACNALETLLVHQSIAEQYLPKAAQALAEFDVKIHACAQSQPYFEGAELASEDDFQAEYLAQEIAVKIVADYDAAVAHINQYTSDHTEVIVSQDTSRCQQFIRRINSSVVMANVSSRFSDGGQLGLGSEIGISTSKLHAYGPMGLEALTTEKFVVLGDGQVRP, encoded by the coding sequence ATGAATTCTAAAAACTTTGATATGCAATACATGGCACAACAAGCTAAAGCTGCAAGCCGTGAAGTGGCGCAACTAACCACAACACAAAAGAACCAGCTACTCACCGATATGGCGCAGGCCATTCGCGCTGCCAGCGCTGCAATAATTGTTGAAAATGAAAAAGACCTAGTAGCAGGGCGAGACAAAGGTTTGTCGTCAGCCATGTTAGACAGGCTAACGCTGACACCTGAGCGAATTGATGATATTGCCGCCGCCATTATCGACATTGTTAACCTGTCTGATCCGGTTGGCAATATTGCGAATATGCAGCTTCGCCCAAATGGTATGCAAGTGGGTAAAATGCGTATTCCGCTTGGTGTTGTGTCGATGATTTATGAATCACGCCCAAATGTGACCGCAGAGTCGGCAGCGCTTTGCATCAAGGCAGGTAACGCGGTGGTGCTGCGTGGTGGCTCAGAAGCTATTCACAGCAACCTTGCGCTAGCTAATTGTTTGCACCAAGTGTTGGCGACACATCAGCTAAATCCTTACATGGTTTCCGTTATTCCTGATACCAGCCGTGAAGTAATCGAACAACTGCTAAAACAACGTGATTCGATTGATTTGGTAATTCCACGCGGTGGTGAAGGGCTAATTCGTTACGTTACTGAGAACAGTCAAATCCCCGTTATTCAGCATTTTAAAGGGGTTTGTCATCAGTACGTGGATGAGTTTGCTGATTTAAACAAAGCGATTGATCTGCTTGTCAATGGTAAAACGCAGCGCCCAAGCGCTTGTAATGCACTGGAAACCTTACTTGTACACCAATCGATTGCCGAGCAGTACTTACCGAAAGCGGCTCAAGCATTAGCAGAATTTGACGTGAAAATTCATGCTTGTGCGCAATCTCAGCCATATTTTGAGGGGGCGGAACTGGCCAGTGAAGACGACTTCCAAGCAGAGTATTTGGCGCAAGAAATTGCAGTTAAAATAGTCGCGGATTACGACGCAGCGGTTGCTCACATTAACCAATACACCTCAGATCACACTGAAGTGATAGTTAGCCAAGATACCTCCCGTTGTCAGCAGTTTATCCGCCGGATCAATTCATCTGTGGTGATGGCCAATGTGTCTTCGCGTTTTTCTGATGGTGGGCAGCTTGGCCTAGGCTCAGAAATTGGCATTTCTACCAGTAAGCTGCACGCCTATGGGCCAATGGGGTTAGAGGCGCTAACCACAGAAAAGTTTGTGGTTTTAGGGGATGGCCAAGTTAGACCTTAA